A stretch of the Paenibacillus dendritiformis genome encodes the following:
- a CDS encoding amidase domain-containing protein — MRHDWKTTLYLYVDQHNRSEIDDRPRAIQAPVTDMEHALLASDRAQRLASWYESRGASPTKCETQAKLLRAHEAEQEVTVDLEFHIRRGYEQKGLPLKDERIERERLTLLKEGSGWVVAKVEIPVPERRGMQFDGAEQERASRSCRSQPLLNRDVLGPSGSLRAIPYRRDKAVAYADQWWNEPNPRFLSFEVDCTNYISQCLFAGGAPMNYTGRRDSGWWYKGMVNGQEAWSYSWAVANSLERHLTNSTHGLRAELVDHPGDLQLGDVIAYDWDGNGHYQHTTMVTAFDANGMPLVNAHTVSSRHRYWDYQDSYAWTEATKYRFFHIVDAF, encoded by the coding sequence ATGCGTCATGATTGGAAGACGACCCTTTATTTGTACGTGGATCAGCATAATCGTTCCGAAATTGACGATCGGCCCCGGGCTATCCAGGCCCCGGTGACCGACATGGAGCATGCGCTTCTCGCGAGCGATCGGGCACAGAGGCTGGCTTCGTGGTATGAGAGCAGGGGGGCAAGCCCGACCAAGTGCGAGACGCAGGCGAAGCTCCTGCGCGCCCACGAGGCCGAGCAGGAGGTAACGGTAGACCTCGAGTTCCATATTCGGAGAGGCTATGAGCAGAAGGGGCTGCCTCTGAAGGATGAGAGAATTGAGAGAGAACGGCTGACCTTGCTCAAGGAAGGAAGCGGTTGGGTCGTGGCCAAAGTGGAAATTCCGGTGCCGGAGCGCCGAGGCATGCAGTTCGACGGGGCTGAGCAGGAGCGGGCATCGCGTTCGTGCCGCTCGCAGCCGCTGTTGAATCGAGATGTGCTGGGACCGTCAGGCTCCCTCCGGGCCATTCCGTACCGCCGCGATAAAGCGGTCGCTTACGCAGACCAATGGTGGAATGAACCGAACCCGCGCTTCCTCAGCTTCGAGGTGGATTGCACCAATTATATCTCGCAATGTCTCTTTGCAGGGGGCGCACCGATGAACTATACTGGTAGAAGAGATTCGGGCTGGTGGTATAAAGGCATGGTTAACGGCCAGGAAGCGTGGAGCTACAGCTGGGCGGTAGCGAACAGCTTGGAGCGGCATTTGACGAACAGCACGCACGGTCTGCGGGCCGAGCTGGTCGATCATCCCGGCGATCTGCAGCTTGGCGACGTGATTGCGTATGATTGGGACGGGAACGGTCATTACCAGCATACGACGATGGTCACCGCATTCGATGCGAACGGCATGCCGCTGGTGAACGCTCACACGGTAAGCAGCCGCCACCGGTACTGGGATTACCAGGACTCGTATGCATGGACGGAAGCGACGAAGTACCGCTTCTTCCATATTGTCGATGCATTTTAG
- a CDS encoding acetyl-CoA acetyltransferase: MHQPYSAHHCPYPQQHQVIYQMEPGTVQALYSLRDRVQHMGRMYKDRHVRVQTIDGQVYEGIIVNVDRCHLYLYTRMLTDQRALGGAYYNNVILPLVLYELLVITLLST, encoded by the coding sequence TTGCATCAGCCATATTCCGCTCATCATTGCCCGTATCCGCAGCAACATCAAGTTATCTATCAGATGGAGCCGGGAACGGTTCAAGCCCTGTATTCTTTACGGGATCGGGTTCAACATATGGGGCGTATGTATAAGGATCGGCATGTGCGGGTTCAGACGATAGATGGCCAAGTCTATGAGGGCATTATCGTTAATGTTGACAGATGTCACCTTTATTTGTACACGAGGATGCTGACAGATCAGCGGGCATTGGGAGGGGCGTACTACAACAATGTCATTCTCCCGCTTGTTCTGTACGAGTTGCTGGTTATCACGCTGCTTTCTACGTAA
- the acnA gene encoding aconitate hydratase AcnA has translation MARTDAFSTARELKVGGKSYRYYSLEALGAQGYEGIDRLPFSIKVLLEAAVRQFDGRAITKDHVTQIAKWAEGQDENKEIPFIPSRIVLQDFTGVPVVVDLAAMRDTVKKAGGDPKRINPLVPVDLVIDHSVMVDAFGSEQALEYNMNVEFERNEERYRFLRWAQTAFDNFRAVPPATGIVHQVNLEYLASVAATKEVDGVTEVFPDSLVGTDSHTTMINGLGVVGWGVGGIEAEAGMLGQPLYFITPEVIGFKLTGTLAEGATATDLALTVTQMLRKKGVVGKFVEFFGPGLESISLADRATVANMAPEYGATIGFFPVDHETLNYLRLTGRTEEQVALVEAYYKAQGMFRHADTPDPVFTDIIELDLNSVVPSLAGPKRPQDRVELSNMKQSFLDVVRTPVDKGGYGLSDSKIEQKVPVVHPNGETSQLSTGAVVIAAITSCTNTSNPSVMLGAGLVAKKAVERGLRKPAYVKSSLTPGSLVVTEYLKKSGLMASLEQLGFHVAGYGCATCIGNSGPLPDEVSQAIADHDMTVAAVLSGNRNFEGRIHAQVKANYLASPPLVVAYALAGTVNIDLENEPIGYDKNNQPVYLKDIWPSSEEIKQAMAQAINASMFREKYEHVFTQNERWNAIPVPEGELYEWDAKSTYIQNPPFFENLGTQLGDIADIENARVLALLGDSVTTDHISPAGNIKVDSPAGEYLIANGVQRKDFNSYGSRRGNHEVMMRGTFANIRIRNQVAPGTEGGVTKYLPKDEVMSIYDASMKYQDEHTNLVVIAGKEYGTGSSRDWAAKGTYLLGVKAVIAESFERIHRSNLVGMGVLPLQFQEGHGWKTLGIDGTEVFSINGLSNDIQPGQTLQVTAARQDGTTFEFPVTVRLDSMVDVDYYRNGGILQTVLRQMIASEKANA, from the coding sequence ATGGCAAGAACAGATGCTTTCTCTACGGCCCGCGAACTGAAGGTCGGCGGCAAGTCATACCGCTACTACAGCCTGGAAGCATTAGGCGCGCAAGGCTACGAAGGAATTGATCGCCTTCCGTTCTCGATCAAAGTCCTGCTTGAGGCTGCCGTCCGCCAATTCGACGGCCGCGCGATTACGAAGGATCACGTGACTCAAATTGCAAAATGGGCGGAAGGTCAAGATGAGAACAAGGAAATTCCGTTCATTCCCTCCCGCATCGTCCTGCAGGACTTCACCGGCGTTCCGGTAGTCGTCGACCTGGCGGCTATGCGCGATACGGTGAAAAAAGCGGGCGGCGACCCGAAGCGCATCAATCCGCTCGTTCCGGTCGATCTCGTTATCGACCACTCGGTAATGGTCGACGCTTTCGGTTCGGAGCAAGCTTTGGAATATAACATGAACGTGGAGTTCGAGCGCAACGAAGAACGCTACCGTTTCCTGCGCTGGGCTCAGACGGCATTCGATAATTTCCGGGCGGTGCCGCCGGCTACCGGCATCGTTCACCAGGTGAACCTGGAATATCTGGCTTCCGTGGCCGCAACCAAGGAAGTCGACGGCGTAACCGAAGTCTTCCCTGATTCCCTCGTTGGCACCGATTCTCACACGACGATGATCAACGGTCTCGGCGTCGTTGGCTGGGGCGTTGGCGGGATCGAGGCGGAAGCGGGCATGCTTGGTCAGCCGCTCTATTTCATTACGCCGGAAGTCATCGGCTTCAAACTAACGGGAACGCTTGCAGAGGGCGCGACCGCAACCGACCTGGCGCTGACCGTTACGCAAATGCTGCGTAAAAAAGGCGTCGTCGGCAAATTCGTCGAGTTCTTCGGTCCGGGTCTCGAATCGATCAGCCTGGCGGACCGGGCGACCGTCGCCAACATGGCTCCGGAATACGGCGCGACGATCGGGTTTTTCCCGGTAGACCATGAGACGCTGAACTATCTTCGCCTTACCGGCCGCACCGAGGAGCAAGTCGCTCTCGTGGAAGCCTACTACAAGGCGCAAGGCATGTTCCGCCATGCGGATACGCCGGACCCTGTATTTACCGACATCATTGAGCTTGACCTGAACTCGGTCGTGCCGAGCCTGGCCGGACCGAAACGCCCGCAAGACCGCGTGGAGCTGTCGAATATGAAGCAGTCCTTCCTCGATGTCGTCCGCACGCCGGTCGACAAAGGCGGATACGGCTTGAGCGACAGCAAAATCGAACAGAAAGTGCCGGTGGTGCATCCGAACGGCGAGACAAGCCAATTGTCGACGGGCGCTGTCGTCATCGCGGCGATTACGAGCTGCACGAACACCTCCAACCCAAGCGTAATGCTCGGTGCGGGCCTCGTGGCGAAGAAGGCGGTCGAGCGCGGATTGCGCAAGCCGGCTTACGTGAAGAGCAGCTTGACGCCAGGTTCTCTGGTCGTGACGGAATATTTGAAAAAATCCGGACTGATGGCGTCGCTGGAGCAGCTCGGCTTCCATGTAGCCGGCTACGGCTGCGCGACTTGCATCGGGAACTCCGGTCCGCTGCCGGATGAAGTGAGCCAGGCGATTGCCGATCACGACATGACGGTCGCGGCGGTCCTGTCCGGGAACCGGAACTTCGAAGGCCGCATTCACGCGCAGGTGAAAGCGAACTACCTGGCTTCGCCTCCGCTCGTCGTCGCCTACGCGCTCGCGGGCACGGTCAATATCGACCTCGAGAACGAGCCGATCGGATACGACAAGAACAACCAGCCTGTATATTTGAAAGATATCTGGCCTTCTTCGGAAGAGATCAAGCAGGCGATGGCGCAAGCGATCAACGCTTCGATGTTCCGCGAAAAATATGAGCATGTCTTCACGCAGAACGAACGCTGGAATGCGATTCCGGTTCCGGAAGGCGAGCTGTATGAATGGGATGCGAAGTCAACCTACATCCAGAACCCGCCGTTCTTCGAGAATCTGGGCACTCAGCTCGGAGACATCGCCGATATCGAGAATGCCCGCGTCCTGGCGCTGCTTGGCGATTCCGTGACCACGGACCACATCTCGCCGGCGGGCAACATCAAGGTGGACAGCCCGGCAGGGGAATACCTGATCGCGAATGGCGTTCAGCGCAAAGACTTCAACTCTTACGGTTCTCGCCGCGGCAACCACGAGGTCATGATGCGCGGAACGTTCGCGAACATCCGCATCCGCAACCAGGTGGCTCCGGGCACCGAGGGCGGCGTGACGAAGTATTTGCCGAAGGACGAGGTGATGTCCATCTACGATGCGTCCATGAAGTATCAAGACGAGCACACGAACCTGGTTGTCATTGCCGGCAAAGAATACGGCACAGGCAGCTCCCGCGACTGGGCGGCGAAGGGAACGTATCTCCTCGGCGTCAAAGCGGTCATCGCCGAAAGCTTTGAGCGCATCCACCGCAGCAATCTGGTCGGCATGGGCGTGCTTCCGCTGCAATTCCAGGAAGGCCACGGCTGGAAGACCCTCGGCATCGACGGGACCGAAGTGTTCAGCATCAACGGCTTGTCGAACGACATTCAACCGGGACAGACGCTGCAAGTCACAGCGGCCCGCCAGGACGGGACGACGTTCGAATTCCCGGTTACGGTCCGTCTGGACAGCATGGTCGACGTAGACTACTACCGCAACGGCGGCATTCTCCAAACCGTATTGCGGCAAATGATCGCCAGTGAAAAGGCAAACGCGTAA
- a CDS encoding Gfo/Idh/MocA family protein, whose product MLRIGIIGLDTSHVTAFTALLNDSTHPYHVPGGKVVAAYQGGTPGLELSMSRMKAYTNELVGQYGITLVPELPSLAEQCDVLLLESVDGGVHEAQFAAVAPFAKPVFIDKPLALSAASANRIADLAARYGTPVMSSSALRYAEALTSAVKEVTSEAEGAPYAQGVDAFGPTPRGDGAPGLFYYGIHCAEMLYAAMGPGCREVRAEPVPGGECIAARWEDGRMATIRGRQGGSFGALVHGERQSRYADVAADAKPFYASLLERVMAFFQTREPDVPLAETLELIAFLEAANASLAGNRTVRLS is encoded by the coding sequence ATGCTCCGAATCGGAATCATCGGACTCGATACATCCCACGTCACGGCCTTCACCGCGCTGCTGAATGACAGCACTCATCCCTACCATGTGCCGGGCGGGAAGGTCGTCGCCGCCTATCAAGGCGGAACGCCCGGGCTGGAGCTAAGCATGTCCCGCATGAAAGCGTATACAAACGAACTTGTCGGTCAATACGGCATCACCCTCGTGCCAGAGCTTCCGTCATTGGCGGAGCAATGCGATGTCCTGCTGCTGGAATCGGTGGACGGCGGGGTGCATGAAGCGCAGTTCGCGGCGGTGGCGCCCTTCGCCAAGCCCGTCTTCATCGATAAGCCGCTGGCGCTCTCCGCCGCCTCAGCCAACCGCATCGCGGACCTGGCAGCCCGATACGGCACGCCGGTCATGAGCAGCTCCGCGCTGCGCTATGCGGAAGCGCTTACTTCGGCGGTGAAGGAAGTGACGTCCGAAGCGGAGGGCGCGCCTTACGCGCAAGGCGTGGATGCGTTCGGCCCGACGCCGCGGGGAGATGGCGCGCCGGGACTGTTCTATTACGGCATCCACTGCGCGGAGATGCTCTACGCGGCCATGGGGCCCGGCTGCCGGGAAGTCCGGGCAGAACCGGTTCCCGGCGGTGAGTGCATTGCCGCCCGCTGGGAGGACGGGCGCATGGCGACGATCCGCGGCCGCCAAGGCGGATCGTTCGGCGCGCTCGTTCATGGCGAGCGTCAATCGCGCTATGCGGATGTGGCGGCCGATGCCAAACCGTTCTACGCGAGCCTGCTGGAACGGGTCATGGCCTTCTTCCAGACCCGGGAGCCGGACGTCCCGCTCGCGGAGACGCTGGAGCTTATCGCCTTCCTGGAAGCGGCGAACGCGAGCCTCGCCGGGAATCGTACCGTACGGCTGTCTTAA
- a CDS encoding D-alanine--D-alanine ligase, translated as MEQERKLRVGLIYGGKSGEHEVSLSTAFAVMGAMDYGKYEILPFYITKRGEWRVGTWRDRPFTNQEELTLESFRGGTVTAMEMLFAGLDSAEGISEEAMNTRQIDVAFPLLHGTNGEDGTIQGLLEMAAIPYVGAGVLASSVGMDKAVMKQVFAHAGLPQCKYEHFLRWEWDQNQAEILDRVQTELGYPCFVKPANLGSSVGISKARNAAELKQAIELALQYDRKIIVEEFVDAREVEVSVLGNDEPQASIPGEIISSNEFYDYKAKYIDGKSQIAIPAPLDEELLERIREMALQAYRAIDGSGLSRVDFFVRRSDMAVLINEVNTMPGFTPISMYPILWQEMGITYPALLDRLIQLALERFETKRKLHYENV; from the coding sequence ATGGAACAAGAACGCAAATTGCGCGTCGGTCTCATCTACGGCGGCAAATCAGGGGAACACGAAGTATCGTTGTCTACGGCTTTTGCGGTGATGGGAGCGATGGATTACGGCAAGTATGAGATCCTTCCTTTTTATATTACGAAAAGGGGAGAGTGGCGGGTCGGAACGTGGCGGGACCGGCCGTTCACGAACCAAGAGGAGCTGACGCTGGAGTCGTTCAGAGGGGGAACCGTAACCGCGATGGAGATGCTGTTCGCCGGCCTGGACAGCGCGGAAGGCATATCGGAGGAAGCCATGAATACGCGCCAGATCGATGTGGCCTTCCCGCTGCTCCACGGCACGAACGGAGAAGACGGCACCATCCAGGGACTTCTCGAGATGGCCGCTATCCCGTATGTCGGTGCGGGGGTGCTCGCCTCTTCCGTCGGAATGGACAAAGCCGTCATGAAGCAAGTCTTTGCTCACGCCGGCTTGCCGCAGTGCAAATATGAGCACTTTCTCCGTTGGGAATGGGATCAGAATCAAGCGGAGATTCTGGATCGGGTGCAGACCGAATTGGGCTATCCTTGCTTCGTCAAGCCGGCGAACCTCGGCTCCTCGGTCGGCATCTCCAAAGCGCGCAATGCAGCGGAATTGAAGCAGGCGATCGAACTCGCGCTGCAATACGATCGGAAGATAATTGTAGAGGAGTTCGTTGACGCGCGGGAAGTGGAAGTAAGCGTTCTGGGCAATGACGAGCCGCAAGCATCCATACCGGGCGAGATAATCTCATCCAACGAATTCTATGATTATAAGGCAAAATATATCGACGGCAAATCACAAATCGCCATCCCCGCGCCATTGGACGAGGAATTGCTGGAGCGTATCCGCGAGATGGCGCTGCAGGCCTACCGTGCCATCGACGGCTCAGGCCTGTCGCGCGTGGATTTCTTCGTCCGCCGTTCCGACATGGCTGTCCTGATTAATGAAGTCAATACGATGCCTGGCTTTACTCCGATCAGCATGTACCCGATCCTGTGGCAGGAGATGGGCATCACGTATCCGGCTCTGCTCGATCGCCTGATTCAGCTCGCTCTGGAGCGCTTCGAGACGAAGCGGAAGCTGCACTATGAGAACGTATAG
- a CDS encoding YfcE family phosphodiesterase: MRIGIVSDTHMPHRGQKLPRALIKGLRGVDLILHAGDWTSASVIPMFESLAPVDSVAGNNDGADIVKRFGRRKIIEAGGIRIGLVHGDGAGRSTTKDVAFHTFRNQGVDIIVFGHSHIPHVEEREGILLFNPGSPTDKRSQPKYSYGLLDIEEDLSLRLRHVYYRSKA; this comes from the coding sequence ATGCGCATCGGAATCGTGTCGGATACCCATATGCCTCATCGGGGACAAAAGCTGCCTCGCGCTCTGATCAAGGGACTGCGCGGCGTTGACCTTATCCTCCACGCGGGAGATTGGACTTCGGCAAGCGTTATCCCGATGTTCGAGTCGTTGGCCCCGGTTGACAGTGTCGCCGGGAATAATGACGGCGCCGATATTGTGAAGCGCTTCGGCCGCCGTAAAATCATTGAGGCTGGCGGTATCCGAATCGGCCTCGTTCATGGGGACGGGGCAGGCCGATCGACGACGAAGGATGTCGCCTTCCATACTTTCCGTAACCAAGGCGTCGATATCATTGTCTTCGGCCATTCGCACATCCCGCATGTGGAAGAAAGAGAGGGGATTTTGCTCTTCAATCCCGGATCTCCGACGGACAAACGGTCTCAACCGAAGTATTCGTACGGCCTGCTGGATATCGAAGAGGATCTGTCCCTCCGGCTTCGCCATGTCTATTACCGCAGCAAGGCGTAA